In Brevibacterium zhoupengii, the following are encoded in one genomic region:
- a CDS encoding polyprenyl synthetase family protein has translation MTPADAPSTGAAETARSTEPSSPGSTVSELDSPESIASEVSAEIETFLEQKAAEFLAISPDAVDIGRALLDFTRGGKMIRPVLLWWGFQLASGDDRSRDAMNGGVAEAAGSLELLHAAALIHDDVIDHSDTRRGKPALHRQFESRHSERSFQGGAEPFGVAAAIVIGDICLALSEELFEKSQNVLGITPSARDLRATLRRDVMVGQYLDVLAEVVPLDDERIGERAWEVLSFKSAKYSVEQPLLLGAALGGADEDQLAEISRFGLPLGQAFQLRDDVLGIFGDPAATGKPAGDDIREGKRTVLIAESMKNLSPKQTQIMAERLGDPDLSDSEVAECVSMLTESGGLDAVESFIRSKHDEALSVVREWAAENSPAHSTRTTIGPAAERQLTSFAEALSYRKS, from the coding sequence ATGACTCCTGCCGATGCTCCGAGCACTGGTGCCGCGGAGACCGCACGGTCAACCGAGCCTTCCTCCCCTGGCAGCACTGTCAGCGAACTGGATTCCCCCGAGTCCATCGCGTCTGAGGTCTCCGCGGAGATCGAGACCTTCCTCGAGCAGAAGGCGGCCGAGTTCCTCGCGATCTCACCGGATGCCGTTGACATCGGTCGGGCTCTGCTCGACTTCACTCGGGGTGGAAAGATGATCCGCCCGGTCCTGTTGTGGTGGGGCTTCCAGTTGGCCTCTGGCGATGATCGCTCACGCGACGCTATGAACGGTGGTGTCGCCGAGGCGGCCGGATCGCTTGAACTCCTCCATGCCGCCGCCCTCATCCATGACGATGTCATCGATCATTCCGACACACGCCGCGGCAAGCCGGCGCTGCATCGACAGTTCGAGTCACGGCACTCCGAACGCAGCTTTCAGGGCGGAGCCGAGCCCTTCGGGGTGGCGGCCGCCATCGTCATCGGAGACATCTGTCTTGCGCTCAGCGAAGAGCTCTTCGAGAAGTCCCAGAACGTCTTGGGCATCACACCTTCGGCACGGGACCTGCGCGCCACACTCCGGAGAGATGTGATGGTCGGCCAGTACCTCGATGTCCTCGCCGAGGTGGTCCCCCTTGACGACGAACGCATCGGTGAACGCGCGTGGGAGGTGCTCAGCTTCAAGTCGGCGAAGTATTCGGTCGAGCAGCCACTCCTCCTCGGTGCCGCGCTCGGCGGAGCAGACGAGGATCAGCTCGCGGAGATCTCCCGGTTCGGGCTGCCGCTCGGACAGGCGTTTCAGCTGCGCGACGACGTGCTCGGTATCTTCGGCGACCCCGCAGCCACGGGCAAACCAGCAGGTGATGACATTCGTGAGGGTAAGCGCACGGTCCTCATCGCCGAGAGTATGAAGAACCTCAGTCCCAAGCAGACTCAGATCATGGCCGAACGACTCGGCGATCCGGACCTCTCCGATTCCGAAGTCGCAGAATGCGTGTCGATGCTCACGGAATCAGGTGGTCTGGACGCGGTTGAATCCTTCATTCGCTCCAAGCACGACGAGGCCCTGTCCGTGGTCCGCGAATGGGCAGCCGAGAACTCACCCGCTCATTCGACCCGAACGACAATCGGGCCCGCAGCCGAGAGGCAGCTCACGAGCTTCGCGGAGGCCCTCAGCTACCGGAAGAGCTGA
- a CDS encoding Rv2175c family DNA-binding protein codes for MNTEELVQEWATLPDIAESTGLDIMKVRRLLEDGAICGYKHGSPKVMQVPTAFFVDGSVLTPLKGTLSTLRDAGFDDQESIHWLFTPDDSLPGRPIDLLRAGNRKEVRRRAQALAF; via the coding sequence GTGAATACGGAAGAACTCGTCCAGGAATGGGCCACATTGCCAGATATCGCTGAGTCGACAGGTCTCGACATCATGAAGGTGCGCAGGCTCCTGGAAGACGGTGCGATCTGCGGTTACAAGCACGGGAGCCCCAAAGTGATGCAGGTGCCGACGGCGTTCTTCGTCGACGGGTCAGTGCTCACTCCACTCAAGGGCACCCTGAGCACCTTGCGGGATGCAGGTTTCGACGATCAGGAATCCATCCACTGGCTCTTCACCCCGGATGACTCCCTGCCCGGTCGCCCCATTGATCTGCTGCGTGCCGGCAATCGCAAAGAGGTCCGACGTCGTGCACAGGCTCTGGCCTTCTGA
- a CDS encoding lytic transglycosylase has protein sequence MTRMRRNPQVPVTAAPDIRAASKVNSTGPIPGFTDRDSTDHDVKIDFTEAAPSPDAETPADPSSAYTDSPSSPVPAPGPQWTSGTNGETVPVTHGGRTYKTRDGDTLYGVASKHGVSVPALAELNAISPRQNLHQGQVLSLPEKNDLPDTDPSHVVAPGETLAGIAARHQMSPGSLRRANSMGDESFLKVGELLLLRDSTARRHRTPPEPPTDIPRVATSAQVEGIRPAVLAAARLNKFTLLRRTHPAPAQARLIVASIAEELGADPALMQAVAAQESGFQHTTVSAGNAIGVMQVTPRSGRWASDIVGRSLDLLDVADNIVAGTVILGWLIETAESENEALAGYYQDLRSVRSEGLLPETKAFVRAVQMQRQRMQEAL, from the coding sequence ATGACACGAATGCGACGGAATCCTCAGGTGCCCGTTACCGCCGCTCCTGACATCCGTGCTGCTTCAAAGGTGAATTCCACGGGTCCCATCCCGGGCTTCACCGACCGTGATTCCACGGACCACGATGTCAAGATCGACTTCACCGAGGCTGCCCCCTCCCCTGACGCTGAGACACCTGCAGACCCCTCAAGCGCGTACACAGACTCCCCTTCATCGCCGGTGCCTGCACCGGGACCACAGTGGACCTCGGGCACCAACGGTGAGACCGTTCCGGTCACCCACGGTGGCCGCACTTATAAGACTCGCGACGGTGACACCCTGTACGGAGTGGCCAGCAAGCACGGCGTCTCAGTCCCTGCTCTGGCCGAACTCAATGCCATCTCGCCGCGGCAGAATCTCCACCAGGGTCAAGTGCTGTCCCTGCCGGAGAAGAACGACCTGCCCGACACCGATCCCTCACACGTCGTCGCACCGGGTGAGACGCTGGCAGGAATTGCGGCCAGGCATCAGATGTCGCCCGGATCACTGCGACGGGCCAACTCAATGGGCGACGAGTCGTTCCTCAAAGTCGGCGAACTGCTTCTGCTCAGGGACTCGACGGCTCGCCGACACCGCACCCCTCCGGAGCCTCCGACGGACATACCCCGCGTCGCCACCAGTGCCCAGGTCGAAGGCATCCGACCCGCTGTGCTCGCGGCTGCCCGTCTCAACAAGTTCACCCTGCTGCGCAGGACCCACCCGGCCCCGGCCCAGGCTCGACTCATCGTGGCATCGATCGCCGAGGAACTCGGTGCCGATCCGGCACTCATGCAGGCCGTCGCCGCACAGGAGTCGGGATTCCAACACACCACGGTCTCGGCTGGCAACGCCATCGGCGTCATGCAGGTCACCCCACGATCGGGCAGGTGGGCCAGCGACATCGTCGGACGCAGTCTCGATCTTCTCGATGTCGCCGACAACATCGTTGCGGGCACCGTCATCTTGGGGTGGCTGATCGAAACGGCAGAATCGGAGAACGAAGCCTTGGCCGGGTACTACCAGGATCTGCGCTCCGTGAGAAGCGAAGGGCTGCTGCCCGAGACGAAGGCCTTCGTCCGTGCCGTTCAGATGCAGCGACAGCGAATGCAGGAGGCGCTATGA
- a CDS encoding protein kinase domain-containing protein, producing MSARTDPLIGTILNDRYRIDAKIARGGMAMVYRGTDLRLDREIAIKVMHEHLISDETFVERFRREAINAGRLTHPNLVAIHDQSRDGDTVYLVMEHLPSVTLRRELKHRGTFTPRQAIVVLDAILAALEAVHSTGIIHRDLKPDNVLLGTDGQVKLADFGLARAVTTATTTKTLIGTVGYVAPELVTRAGADIRTDLYTVGIMFYEMLTGKQPYTDEVPIQVAYRHVHDSVPPPSDQITGLSPRLDALVLWATSKDPNDRPDDAAEFRLAFAEARSEMSDAELDLGDPNVLPGEHSPALTASIDLGAEAPKEKRSRTDEIPYLDNDDDETAEADASDTASDQDTGGTAGAAAAVGAAGVGAAAIGTAGAAAATGNGEDPAVDASEDDTDDEDESSDSKTGSVDKAAGAAAAGGTAAAGAGGAGDAGGNATEAAGSSAAASAAPHRRRRRRLATTIGAAVLVLALVAWLVIANLPAPTSIVPAQLAGKDIEKVSSQIENSGLEAQPKEVFDDTVPAGKVIGTEPVGGSELAPDSTVTVVVSKGEEMFAVPKLKGLSKDEAEDALKKADLKLGKVDEEYSDSVDKDTVISASKKSGDELSKNTKVDLVISKGVKPTPVPNVEGLTFDAAYATLAKRGFRVGKDEVFSDDVPKGKVVSQWPKSSEAKPYDSLIIVRVSKGKEKKEESKDDKKDEKKKDEDKKDTDKKDEDKKDD from the coding sequence ATGAGTGCCCGCACGGATCCGCTCATCGGCACTATCCTCAATGACCGCTACCGCATCGATGCGAAGATCGCGCGCGGCGGAATGGCCATGGTCTACCGCGGCACCGATCTGCGCCTGGACCGTGAGATCGCGATCAAGGTCATGCATGAGCACCTGATCAGCGACGAGACCTTCGTCGAACGCTTCCGACGCGAGGCCATCAACGCCGGGCGCCTGACCCACCCAAACCTCGTCGCCATCCATGACCAGTCTCGCGACGGCGACACCGTCTACCTCGTGATGGAACACCTGCCCTCGGTGACCCTGCGCCGTGAGCTCAAGCACCGCGGCACGTTCACTCCCCGGCAGGCGATCGTCGTTCTCGATGCGATTCTGGCTGCGCTCGAAGCGGTCCACTCCACCGGGATCATCCACCGTGATCTCAAGCCCGACAATGTCCTCCTGGGTACCGACGGACAGGTCAAGCTCGCAGACTTCGGACTCGCTCGCGCCGTGACCACCGCAACCACGACGAAGACGCTGATCGGCACCGTCGGATATGTCGCACCCGAACTCGTCACACGAGCCGGTGCCGATATCCGTACCGACCTCTACACCGTCGGCATCATGTTCTACGAGATGCTCACCGGCAAGCAGCCCTATACGGATGAAGTCCCGATCCAGGTCGCCTACCGTCACGTCCACGATTCTGTGCCTCCTCCATCGGACCAGATCACGGGCCTGAGTCCCCGACTCGATGCCCTGGTGCTGTGGGCGACGTCGAAGGATCCCAACGACCGCCCCGACGACGCCGCAGAGTTCAGGCTAGCCTTTGCCGAGGCACGTTCTGAGATGAGCGACGCCGAGCTCGATCTCGGCGACCCCAATGTGCTCCCCGGCGAGCACTCCCCTGCGCTGACAGCGAGCATCGATCTCGGAGCCGAAGCTCCGAAGGAGAAGCGATCGCGCACGGACGAGATCCCGTACCTCGACAACGACGACGATGAGACCGCCGAGGCGGATGCCTCGGACACTGCCTCCGACCAGGACACAGGTGGTACAGCGGGAGCCGCAGCAGCGGTCGGTGCTGCCGGCGTTGGTGCTGCTGCAATCGGAACTGCAGGAGCAGCTGCTGCGACAGGCAACGGAGAAGACCCTGCCGTCGATGCATCAGAAGACGACACCGATGACGAGGACGAATCTAGCGACAGCAAGACCGGATCAGTCGACAAGGCTGCGGGTGCGGCCGCCGCGGGAGGCACAGCTGCGGCAGGCGCCGGCGGAGCTGGGGATGCCGGCGGGAATGCCACCGAGGCTGCCGGCTCAAGTGCAGCAGCGTCTGCGGCTCCTCATCGCCGGCGCAGACGCCGACTGGCAACGACCATCGGTGCCGCCGTGCTCGTCCTCGCACTTGTGGCCTGGCTCGTCATTGCGAATCTTCCCGCACCGACCTCCATCGTGCCTGCCCAGCTGGCAGGCAAGGACATCGAGAAGGTGTCCTCACAGATTGAGAACAGCGGCCTCGAGGCTCAGCCGAAGGAGGTCTTCGACGACACTGTTCCGGCCGGAAAGGTCATCGGCACCGAACCGGTGGGCGGATCCGAGCTGGCACCGGACTCGACTGTCACGGTCGTTGTGTCCAAGGGCGAAGAGATGTTTGCAGTGCCCAAGCTCAAGGGTCTCAGCAAAGATGAGGCCGAGGACGCTCTGAAGAAAGCCGATCTGAAACTCGGCAAGGTTGATGAGGAGTACAGCGACTCGGTCGATAAGGACACTGTCATCTCAGCTTCGAAGAAGTCGGGTGACGAACTGTCCAAGAACACGAAGGTCGATCTCGTCATCTCCAAGGGCGTCAAACCGACTCCCGTGCCCAATGTCGAGGGCCTGACGTTCGACGCCGCCTATGCCACATTGGCCAAACGCGGATTCCGTGTCGGCAAAGACGAAGTCTTCTCCGACGACGTCCCCAAGGGCAAAGTGGTTTCGCAGTGGCCGAAGAGCTCCGAAGCCAAGCCCTATGACTCTCTCATCATCGTCCGCGTCTCCAAAGGCAAGGAGAAGAAGGAAGAGTCCAAGGACGACAAGAAGGATGAGAAGAAGAAGGACGAGGACAAAAAGGACACAGACAAGAAGGACGAAGACAAGAAGGACGACTGA
- a CDS encoding class II 3-deoxy-7-phosphoheptulonate synthase — MSFHIDPVFANRDSAPAGTNDLSGLDAWREMDPQQQPTYLDTPALDDALTSLRNSPPLIFAGEADVLKQRIAAASRGEAFVLAGGDCAESFAGAQADKIRARVQTVLQMAAVLTYGGSMPVVKIGRMAGQFAKPRSADMETRDGATLPSYRGDIVNGYEFTEESRRHDPARLLQGYHVSASTLNLIRAFTQGGFADLRLVHEWNRGFLTSNPGYQRYEQTAREIDRAIRFMDACGADFDALKTTEFYAAHEALLLEYERALTRIDSRTGEPYDVSGHFLWIGERTRDINGAHVDFLSKVRNPIGVKLGPTATADDALALAEKLDPDAEPGRLTFVTRMGAGKITEALPNLLAGIGDRLPHVTWVCDPMHGNTITSNTGYKTRRFEDVMAEVEGFFTAHQEAGTIPGGLHIELTGDDVTEIMGGATEIDDEGLRRRYETLVDPRLNHDQSLEMAFQVAEYLTRRN, encoded by the coding sequence GTGAGCTTCCATATCGATCCGGTATTCGCCAACAGAGACAGCGCCCCAGCAGGCACGAATGACCTCAGCGGTCTTGATGCCTGGCGTGAGATGGATCCGCAGCAGCAGCCGACCTATCTTGATACTCCGGCACTCGACGATGCCCTGACCAGCCTGCGCAACTCTCCGCCGCTGATCTTCGCCGGCGAGGCCGACGTGCTCAAGCAGCGCATCGCAGCCGCCTCCCGAGGCGAGGCTTTCGTCCTGGCCGGCGGTGACTGTGCGGAGTCCTTTGCCGGCGCTCAGGCCGATAAGATCCGAGCCCGAGTGCAGACTGTGCTGCAGATGGCCGCGGTGCTGACGTACGGCGGTTCCATGCCCGTCGTCAAGATCGGTCGTATGGCCGGTCAGTTCGCCAAGCCCCGCTCCGCGGACATGGAGACACGAGACGGTGCCACGCTTCCCTCATACCGAGGCGACATCGTCAATGGTTACGAGTTCACCGAGGAGTCTCGCCGTCACGATCCGGCGCGGCTGCTTCAGGGCTACCATGTCTCCGCTTCGACTCTCAATCTCATCCGGGCATTCACCCAGGGCGGTTTCGCTGACCTGCGTCTCGTCCATGAGTGGAATCGCGGGTTCCTGACATCGAATCCCGGTTACCAGCGTTACGAGCAGACTGCGCGCGAGATCGATCGCGCCATCCGTTTCATGGACGCATGCGGTGCAGACTTCGATGCGCTGAAGACGACCGAGTTCTATGCCGCTCACGAGGCCCTGCTCCTCGAGTACGAACGGGCACTGACCCGAATCGACTCACGCACCGGAGAGCCTTACGACGTATCGGGTCATTTCCTGTGGATCGGCGAACGCACCCGCGACATCAATGGAGCCCACGTGGACTTCTTGTCGAAGGTGCGCAACCCGATCGGCGTCAAGCTTGGTCCCACGGCCACAGCCGACGACGCTCTGGCCCTGGCAGAGAAGCTCGATCCCGACGCAGAGCCTGGTCGACTGACCTTCGTCACCCGCATGGGTGCAGGGAAGATCACCGAAGCACTGCCGAATCTGCTTGCCGGAATCGGCGACCGTCTTCCGCATGTCACCTGGGTCTGCGATCCGATGCACGGAAACACCATCACCTCGAACACCGGGTACAAGACCCGTCGATTCGAGGACGTCATGGCCGAAGTCGAAGGCTTCTTCACCGCGCATCAGGAAGCCGGGACCATTCCGGGCGGACTGCACATCGAGCTCACCGGAGATGACGTCACCGAGATCATGGGTGGAGCGACCGAGATCGACGACGAGGGACTGCGCCGTCGCTACGAGACCCTCGTTGATCCTCGCCTCAATCACGACCAATCGCTGGAGATGGCGTTCCAGGTCGCGGAGTACCTCACACGCCGCAATTGA
- a CDS encoding bifunctional nuclease family protein produces MSNIEVEVVGVRIEMPANQPILLLKATEPAYYLPIWVGAIEANALSIAQRGLTPPRPMAHALLLDTLEAYETSLADVTITGRDGQIFLAELHTNDGKSISARPSDAVTLALTAQCPVYVDSELLEDAGIEAPEADEEEVAQFRDFLDNVSAEDFETGTETS; encoded by the coding sequence ATGTCAAACATTGAAGTTGAGGTGGTTGGTGTTCGCATCGAGATGCCTGCCAACCAGCCCATCCTTTTGCTCAAAGCCACTGAGCCTGCCTACTACCTGCCCATCTGGGTGGGTGCCATCGAAGCCAATGCACTCTCGATTGCGCAGCGGGGACTGACCCCACCGCGACCGATGGCGCATGCGCTGCTGCTCGATACTCTCGAAGCGTATGAGACGTCGTTGGCCGATGTCACGATCACCGGCCGCGACGGACAGATCTTCCTGGCCGAGCTGCACACGAACGATGGAAAGTCGATCTCTGCACGTCCCTCCGACGCAGTCACGCTGGCCCTCACGGCCCAGTGTCCCGTCTACGTCGATTCAGAACTTCTCGAAGACGCCGGAATCGAAGCACCCGAAGCCGACGAAGAGGAAGTTGCCCAATTCAGGGACTTCCTCGACAACGTCTCGGCAGAGGACTTCGAAACCGGTACCGAAACATCATGA
- a CDS encoding FHA domain-containing protein: protein MSQNNDQGRPNPSQTWYDNGQVPQSKRFPFGAGNGDDASGPETRHNPQVDPYGQNNGGSQGNGQQNYAPPQQSQGSPAPQETPPYGQAPVNNGPQAPQYGNAPQHNGAQHGQYNTGQQGQFPGSQGQQPGYQQPSQQPNQGQYPPQGNQPQYGNQPQYGNQPQYGSQGQQYGSQGQGPHHGNGQEQQYRNDEPVSSDSGSQQFHGILDPHTGEIHPVPDLEGLQDTDALLVVVSGPDSGSQILLDTDVVTVGRSPNADIFLDDVTVSRKHAEFIRTPSGFTLRDTGSLNGTYVGRQLIDSIELQNGADVQIGKFRMIFQQRPRS from the coding sequence ATGTCGCAGAACAACGATCAAGGTCGTCCCAACCCCTCGCAGACCTGGTATGACAACGGTCAGGTGCCGCAGTCGAAGAGGTTCCCATTCGGCGCCGGAAACGGCGACGACGCTTCTGGACCCGAGACTCGCCACAATCCGCAGGTCGACCCCTACGGTCAGAACAACGGGGGCAGCCAGGGAAACGGCCAGCAGAACTATGCGCCGCCCCAGCAGTCTCAGGGCAGCCCAGCTCCGCAGGAGACACCTCCCTACGGTCAGGCTCCGGTGAACAACGGTCCGCAGGCTCCGCAGTACGGCAATGCTCCGCAGCACAATGGCGCTCAGCATGGTCAGTACAACACCGGACAGCAGGGCCAGTTCCCGGGGAGCCAGGGCCAGCAGCCCGGCTATCAGCAGCCTTCGCAGCAGCCGAACCAAGGCCAGTATCCTCCCCAGGGCAATCAGCCGCAGTATGGCAACCAGCCCCAATACGGCAACCAACCGCAGTACGGTAGCCAGGGACAGCAGTATGGCAGCCAGGGACAGGGACCACATCACGGCAACGGCCAGGAACAGCAGTATCGCAACGATGAGCCGGTCTCCAGTGATTCCGGCAGTCAGCAGTTCCACGGGATCCTGGATCCGCATACCGGTGAGATCCACCCTGTGCCCGACCTCGAAGGTCTGCAGGACACGGATGCACTTCTCGTCGTCGTTTCAGGTCCGGACTCGGGTTCGCAGATTCTGCTCGACACCGACGTGGTGACTGTGGGTCGCAGCCCCAACGCAGACATCTTCCTTGACGATGTCACCGTTTCGCGCAAGCATGCTGAATTCATTCGGACACCAAGTGGCTTCACACTGCGCGACACAGGCTCACTCAACGGAACCTATGTGGGTCGTCAGCTGATCGATTCCATTGAATTGCAGAACGGAGCCGATGTGCAGATCGGCAAGTTCCGGATGATTTTCCAGCAGCGTCCGCGCTCCTGA
- the gcvH gene encoding glycine cleavage system protein GcvH, with protein MANLDYPVSLRYSRDHEWVETTENSAVVRVGITDFAQEQLGDVVYVDLPDVGDKTTAGESCGEVESTKSVSDLIAPVSGSVTEVNEGLDDAPETVNTSPFQDGWMYLVELSDPQQVEALMDSEQYKELIQSEEA; from the coding sequence ATGGCAAACCTGGATTATCCAGTGTCCTTGCGATACTCGCGCGACCATGAATGGGTCGAGACCACGGAGAACAGTGCGGTTGTCCGCGTGGGTATCACCGATTTTGCCCAAGAACAGCTGGGTGACGTCGTGTATGTCGATCTTCCTGATGTCGGCGATAAGACCACTGCTGGAGAATCCTGCGGCGAGGTCGAGAGCACGAAGAGCGTGTCCGATCTCATTGCACCCGTGTCCGGTTCCGTCACCGAGGTCAACGAAGGACTCGATGACGCTCCCGAAACCGTGAATACCTCCCCGTTCCAGGACGGTTGGATGTATCTCGTTGAACTCAGTGATCCACAGCAGGTCGAAGCGCTGATGGACAGTGAGCAGTACAAAGAGCTCATTCAGAGCGAGGAGGCGTAA
- a CDS encoding DDE-type integrase/transposase/recombinase, with amino-acid sequence MKETNRNRVIVLAITEGNLTVLEAATRYNVSKRWIYTLLARYRTGGLDAVDPQPRRPHSNPNATDKATITTILKLRARLIAEGLDAGPESIWDRLPAQTRPSTATIWRILRRNNTITDQPQKRPRSSWHRFEAAAPNETWQSDFTHWPLTDGTDAKIISWLDDHSRMLLHATAYPEITGRVVIDTFTQTMDTYAPPASTLTDNGMVYTTRFSRGHDGRPKQPNGFEQLLSDMGIVQKNGAAHHPTTQGKVERYHQTLKLWLAADGLVATFEALDTQLVRFAHVYNTQRPHRAIGRRTPETAYTAISKAVPVIDIADTIWRVRYDQVDATGTISIRYAGKLRHLGIGRAWARKRVLLLIQGPETMVIDRDAGEIIAEHTLDASKDYQKKK; translated from the coding sequence ATGAAAGAGACAAACAGAAACCGCGTCATCGTCCTCGCCATCACCGAGGGCAACCTGACCGTCCTCGAAGCAGCTACTCGCTACAACGTCTCGAAGCGCTGGATCTACACCCTCCTCGCCCGCTACAGGACCGGAGGACTCGACGCTGTCGACCCACAGCCCAGACGCCCTCACTCCAACCCCAACGCCACCGACAAGGCCACGATCACCACGATCCTCAAACTCCGTGCCAGACTCATCGCCGAAGGCCTCGACGCCGGCCCGGAATCGATCTGGGACCGACTCCCAGCACAGACGAGGCCCAGCACCGCCACGATCTGGCGGATCCTGCGTCGTAACAACACGATCACCGACCAACCCCAGAAGCGACCACGCTCGTCCTGGCACCGTTTCGAAGCCGCAGCACCGAACGAGACCTGGCAATCCGACTTCACCCACTGGCCCCTGACCGATGGCACCGATGCCAAGATCATCTCCTGGCTCGATGACCACTCGCGGATGTTGCTCCATGCCACCGCCTATCCCGAAATCACCGGACGTGTCGTCATCGATACGTTCACCCAGACCATGGATACCTACGCGCCACCAGCATCAACGCTGACTGACAACGGGATGGTCTACACGACCCGCTTTTCCCGTGGCCATGACGGCAGACCCAAACAGCCCAACGGGTTCGAACAACTCCTGTCCGATATGGGCATCGTGCAGAAGAACGGGGCAGCCCACCACCCCACGACGCAGGGCAAGGTCGAGCGCTACCACCAAACGCTCAAACTTTGGTTGGCCGCAGACGGACTCGTGGCGACCTTCGAAGCACTCGATACCCAACTGGTCAGGTTCGCCCACGTCTACAACACGCAACGGCCCCACAGGGCCATTGGCAGACGCACCCCCGAGACCGCGTACACGGCCATCAGCAAAGCTGTCCCGGTCATCGACATCGCTGACACGATCTGGAGAGTCAGATACGACCAAGTTGATGCCACAGGCACGATCAGCATCCGCTATGCCGGGAAACTAAGGCACCTGGGCATCGGGAGGGCTTGGGCTAGGAAGCGAGTGCTGCTGCTCATACAAGGACCCGAAACAATGGTCATTGACCGAGATGCGGGCGAAATCATCGCTGAACACACACTCGATGCGAGCAAGGACTACCAAAAGAAGAAATGA
- a CDS encoding MFS transporter, whose translation MSPRPSAGARAIAGVGLYFSCNGFVFAALLPWYPLLVERLGLSSWEFGLVVASFALGAIVSSVVPAHLISQFGANAVVVGGTVLLGLSAATTAWSVNGWMMAVCLFLVGFFDAIVDVAQNVVGIGVQESLSRVILSSMHALWSLGGLVSGALATIAAANGMDMRLHLALITVASIIVILLARRLIGDTVPRNGPANSSLDDVAEAGAGPSEAADSSDAASAKHPSSKRAILLMALPLAVVAICGTAVEDIANNWSALAAVEFSGMSAATAGIAFSVVIGSQCLGRFSGDLLVQRFGPSRIARLGGGLIALGGLGAVTAFEPVQLLVGLGMMGYGSATLVPGALGAAAHLPGVGRAGGVTLVNWIMRIGFLGTSPVVGVIAGFGNLRWGLSVLILIGAVTMVFAGRLGGRQPR comes from the coding sequence ATGAGTCCTCGGCCCAGCGCCGGTGCGCGCGCAATCGCCGGTGTCGGGCTCTATTTCAGCTGCAATGGTTTCGTGTTTGCGGCGCTGCTGCCGTGGTATCCGCTGCTGGTCGAGCGGCTGGGGCTGAGCTCGTGGGAGTTCGGACTCGTCGTCGCATCGTTCGCGCTCGGCGCGATCGTGTCCTCAGTCGTACCGGCGCACCTCATCTCACAGTTCGGAGCCAACGCCGTCGTCGTCGGAGGCACCGTGCTGCTGGGCCTGTCGGCGGCCACAACGGCGTGGTCGGTCAACGGATGGATGATGGCCGTCTGTCTGTTCCTCGTCGGCTTCTTCGATGCCATTGTGGACGTGGCCCAGAACGTCGTGGGCATCGGGGTCCAGGAGAGCCTGTCGCGAGTCATCCTCTCGTCGATGCATGCGCTGTGGAGCTTGGGTGGGCTCGTCAGCGGTGCCCTTGCCACGATCGCCGCTGCCAATGGGATGGACATGAGGCTCCACCTGGCACTGATCACGGTGGCATCCATTATCGTGATCCTGCTGGCTCGTCGACTGATCGGCGATACCGTTCCTCGCAACGGTCCTGCGAATTCCAGTCTCGATGACGTCGCCGAGGCTGGCGCCGGTCCCAGCGAGGCTGCAGATTCCAGCGATGCTGCAAGTGCGAAGCATCCCAGTTCGAAGCGAGCCATTCTGCTCATGGCACTGCCCTTGGCTGTCGTTGCCATCTGCGGAACTGCGGTCGAGGACATCGCGAACAATTGGTCCGCGTTGGCCGCGGTCGAGTTCAGCGGTATGTCTGCCGCGACAGCCGGAATCGCCTTCAGCGTGGTCATCGGCAGCCAATGCCTGGGCCGCTTCAGTGGCGATCTGTTGGTTCAGCGTTTCGGGCCCAGCCGGATCGCTCGCCTCGGTGGGGGACTCATCGCCCTCGGCGGTCTAGGGGCTGTCACCGCATTCGAGCCCGTCCAGCTGCTGGTCGGCCTCGGCATGATGGGATATGGTTCGGCCACTCTCGTTCCGGGTGCGCTCGGAGCCGCTGCCCACCTGCCGGGAGTGGGGCGGGCCGGAGGCGTCACGCTGGTGAATTGGATTATGAGAATCGGCTTCTTGGGGACCAGTCCGGTAGTCGGCGTCATCGCCGGTTTCGGCAATCTGCGGTGGGGGCTGTCTGTTCTGATCCTCATCGGCGCCGTCACGATGGTCTTTGCCGGTCGACTGGGCGGGAGGCAGCCACGTTGA